In Haloarcula salinisoli, one genomic interval encodes:
- a CDS encoding zinc ribbon domain-containing protein — MSDRPPAEELRRSVAVLATEWWLVGGVLAGYVTYGVWVIGTGIALDAFAPALATTSLTTVGQTAVTGLVVLAAVAWLLVPAVGAAWLLDRQLSNLSGNLVSQYSIDHPGVLPAPSGVLMLLAGAAALAVGPRTPVLVVMTVASVHLLVRTVAFGRRVYSFSYRPLFTALSAVSTAAFAAAWLVQAPGLPGPVGTRVTDAGVGTVVETGLGAAGIAPGTATGYLVAVPALLSGLYLVTQAVLARRIRAKAPLANPVKRAEQRYPIMPPVADSSRPGPPEPSTNGASAAATTDSPSTDAKSTEKQSSGATANTTEDSSHTRVFTTDEPIPDDDEAMAAVRGEREEQEDDGWIDDTAIFSPDGATSSDDECGSCGEEIPRESVTFCPNCGERIRR; from the coding sequence ATGTCGGACCGCCCGCCTGCCGAGGAACTGCGACGTTCCGTCGCCGTGCTCGCTACCGAGTGGTGGCTCGTCGGCGGCGTTCTCGCCGGCTACGTGACCTACGGGGTGTGGGTGATAGGGACGGGTATCGCACTCGATGCGTTCGCACCGGCGCTCGCCACGACGAGTCTCACGACCGTCGGTCAAACGGCGGTCACCGGACTGGTCGTCCTCGCGGCTGTCGCGTGGTTGCTCGTGCCAGCTGTGGGCGCTGCCTGGCTGCTCGACCGACAGCTCTCGAATCTGAGTGGTAACCTTGTGAGTCAGTACAGTATCGACCACCCCGGCGTGTTGCCAGCGCCGTCGGGGGTCCTTATGCTCCTGGCCGGGGCCGCGGCGCTCGCTGTCGGCCCGCGCACGCCGGTTCTGGTGGTCATGACAGTCGCCAGCGTCCACCTGCTGGTCAGGACCGTCGCCTTCGGCCGGCGCGTGTACAGTTTCTCCTATCGGCCCCTGTTCACGGCGCTGTCAGCAGTGAGTACCGCTGCCTTCGCCGCCGCCTGGCTGGTCCAGGCGCCGGGCCTGCCGGGGCCGGTCGGGACACGCGTCACGGACGCCGGTGTCGGGACGGTGGTTGAGACGGGGCTCGGTGCCGCGGGTATCGCCCCCGGCACTGCGACGGGATATCTGGTCGCCGTGCCGGCGCTGCTCTCCGGGCTCTACCTGGTGACACAGGCAGTCCTCGCCCGCCGGATCAGGGCGAAGGCCCCGCTCGCGAACCCCGTAAAGCGGGCCGAACAGCGCTACCCTATCATGCCGCCGGTCGCCGACAGCTCCCGTCCCGGCCCGCCGGAACCCTCGACGAACGGGGCCTCGGCCGCCGCGACCACGGACTCGCCGTCGACTGACGCCAAATCGACTGAGAAACAGTCCAGTGGGGCCACCGCCAACACGACCGAAGATAGCTCCCACACTCGCGTGTTCACGACGGACGAACCGATTCCGGACGACGACGAGGCGATGGCTGCCGTCCGGGGCGAGCGCGAGGAACAAGAGGACGACGGCTGGATAGACGACACCGCCATCTTCTCGCCCGACGGGGCGACCAGCTCGGACGACGAGTGCGGGAGCTGCGGGGAGGAGATACCCCGCGAATCGGTGACCTTCTGCCCGAACTGCGGCGAGCGAATCCGGCGCTGA
- a CDS encoding double zinc ribbon domain-containing protein → MSDASTKQSVECPICGDEFDPTVAGGWCTNTECGEWQYTEGSNESDATEAESTDSGSDEPDDGFVSPAQEAEADSESVDLFDEPEEEADDADEAGAAEEDDAEAAADSLEDTAEEDDAEAADPLGDTPEEDDVEAAEDPLDDTGEDDDAVAADADDDDATEEVDDGVDEDADAVEADATDADDDEEADATDADDEEAEPDVIDCPDCGVDLDAAANFCVECGADVSDLPAEETDELDACPSCEADVEPEDNFCVSCGEDLDAYRAGDVDHDAIDALEASDDDPDETPESLVLEVEGREIHVDDGDTVGREIRAALTEAGRPDDEAVRIHREHVRFVREENSFYLLDLGDNPTQINGQTLKKGDREVVAPGDELELSGVASVTVQAP, encoded by the coding sequence ATGTCAGACGCGAGCACCAAGCAATCAGTCGAATGTCCCATCTGTGGGGACGAATTCGACCCTACAGTTGCAGGCGGCTGGTGTACGAACACGGAGTGCGGTGAGTGGCAGTACACCGAAGGGAGTAACGAATCCGACGCTACAGAGGCAGAGAGCACCGATTCGGGGAGCGATGAGCCGGACGACGGCTTCGTCTCTCCGGCCCAGGAGGCAGAGGCGGACAGCGAGTCTGTCGACCTCTTCGACGAACCCGAGGAGGAAGCCGACGATGCAGACGAAGCCGGGGCCGCCGAGGAGGACGATGCCGAGGCAGCCGCCGACTCGCTTGAAGACACTGCCGAGGAGGACGATGCCGAGGCAGCTGACCCGCTCGGGGACACCCCTGAGGAGGACGATGTCGAGGCAGCCGAGGACCCACTCGACGACACTGGCGAGGACGACGACGCAGTGGCTGCGGACGCGGACGACGACGACGCGACTGAGGAGGTCGACGACGGTGTCGACGAAGACGCCGACGCTGTCGAGGCCGACGCGACGGATGCCGACGACGACGAGGAGGCCGACGCGACGGATGCCGACGACGAGGAGGCCGAGCCGGACGTCATCGACTGTCCCGACTGCGGTGTCGACCTCGACGCAGCGGCCAACTTCTGTGTCGAGTGTGGGGCCGATGTCTCGGACCTCCCGGCCGAGGAGACCGACGAACTCGACGCCTGTCCCAGCTGTGAGGCCGACGTCGAACCAGAGGACAACTTCTGTGTGAGCTGCGGCGAGGACCTCGACGCCTACCGCGCGGGCGACGTCGACCACGACGCCATCGACGCACTCGAAGCCAGTGACGACGACCCAGACGAGACGCCGGAGTCGCTCGTCCTCGAAGTCGAGGGCCGAGAGATCCACGTCGACGACGGCGACACGGTCGGGCGCGAGATTCGCGCTGCGCTCACCGAGGCCGGCCGTCCGGACGACGAAGCCGTCCGAATCCACCGCGAACACGTGCGCTTTGTCCGCGAAGAGAACAGCTTCTACCTGCTCGACCTGGGTGACAACCCCACCCAGATCAACGGGCAGACCCTGAAGAAAGGCGACCGCGAGGTCGTCGCACCGGGTGACGAACTGGAGCTGTCGGGTGTCGCCTCGGTGACGGTTCAGGCGCCCTGA
- a CDS encoding protein phosphatase 2C domain-containing protein, which yields MRYTTNYDIGDRKRGQGINEDSLSVTIFEQGHRDGYLGQTRPSRIRERAAELADDEAENEPEESTSDEVDPAETDSEPGAEPADVAAAIDEAETDTGAAADDSEQEVDDADEDSEEADPESDGAVEAGDTEGEADAADDADDERAEMPANRSAGVFVLADGAGGHDAGDVASYIATTVVAENLAPVAIHAARSHPQDFDIDIPPAVQPETMGPEDIQTGLENAIIKAHREIIRYADESGTQAYTTVVAGVFVDGQLHLGWVGDSRAYLVNDAREEIVQLTKDHAVVEEWADQGEIDDVEAHVHPDGNQITRALGGSGHEDPDRAMVEVDTRSVRLFAEDTVLATSDGLIDAQTDAPQLYEEYIESDRSEEMAESVLDAVVTDEEIRDVLLSADSLDDAAREYVTISNERGGKDNISVLLFEDETLPPTPSGGLPVRAADPDVDLSERDTVILTED from the coding sequence ATGCGATACACCACGAATTACGACATCGGCGACCGGAAGCGCGGACAGGGAATCAACGAGGACAGCCTCTCGGTGACCATCTTCGAACAGGGCCACCGGGACGGCTATCTGGGGCAGACGAGGCCGTCCCGCATTCGTGAGCGGGCGGCAGAGTTAGCGGACGACGAGGCCGAGAACGAGCCAGAGGAGTCGACGTCGGACGAGGTCGACCCCGCTGAGACCGACAGCGAGCCGGGTGCCGAACCGGCGGATGTGGCTGCGGCCATCGACGAGGCCGAGACGGACACAGGCGCAGCAGCCGACGACTCGGAACAAGAGGTGGATGACGCAGACGAGGACAGCGAGGAGGCCGACCCGGAGTCCGACGGCGCGGTCGAAGCCGGGGATACAGAAGGCGAGGCGGACGCGGCTGACGACGCCGACGACGAGCGGGCGGAGATGCCGGCAAACCGCTCAGCGGGCGTGTTCGTACTGGCCGACGGGGCGGGCGGTCACGACGCGGGCGACGTGGCGTCCTACATCGCGACGACGGTCGTCGCCGAGAACCTCGCGCCGGTGGCCATCCACGCGGCGCGGAGCCACCCACAGGATTTCGACATCGACATCCCGCCGGCCGTCCAGCCGGAGACGATGGGTCCCGAGGATATCCAGACCGGGCTGGAAAACGCCATCATAAAGGCACACCGCGAGATTATCCGCTATGCCGACGAGTCGGGGACACAGGCGTACACCACGGTCGTCGCCGGCGTCTTCGTCGACGGCCAGCTCCACCTGGGGTGGGTCGGCGACAGCCGGGCGTATCTCGTCAACGACGCCCGCGAGGAGATTGTCCAGCTCACCAAGGACCACGCCGTCGTCGAGGAGTGGGCAGACCAGGGCGAGATAGACGACGTCGAGGCCCACGTCCACCCCGACGGGAATCAGATAACGCGGGCGCTGGGCGGCTCCGGCCACGAGGACCCCGACCGCGCGATGGTCGAGGTCGACACCCGGTCGGTCCGGCTGTTCGCCGAAGACACCGTGCTCGCGACCAGCGACGGGCTCATAGACGCCCAGACCGACGCCCCACAGCTCTACGAGGAGTACATCGAGTCCGACCGCTCCGAGGAGATGGCCGAGTCCGTCCTCGACGCTGTCGTCACCGACGAGGAGATACGCGATGTCCTGCTCTCGGCGGACTCGCTGGACGACGCTGCCAGGGAGTACGTGACGATATCGAACGAGCGCGGGGGCAAAGACAACATCTCGGTGCTCCTGTTCGAGGACGAGACACTTCCGCCGACCCCCAGTGGGGGGCTCCCAGTTCGCGCGGCCGACCCCGACGTAGACCTTTCAGAGAGAGATACAGTCATCCTTACTGAAGATTAG
- a CDS encoding FHA domain-containing serine/threonine-protein kinase, translated as MPWEPEPGDTIAGRYELQEFLGKGGFAKAYKALDRDTGDTVVLKHPNYTESQNDESVIEEYFEKEAESLERIAAAGGHENVMDLYDKVRFRDVPFLVVELVEGGLELDEVIDKHGPIADSEQVRQIGIDLADAMGFLHENEIVYRDLKPENVMLKPDITPTLIDFNTATGFDSTGDPSTGNQGTTILGPFKPREVAEASRTDVRQGPWSDVYSIGKILLFLLKGSVPKKDGVNPHDFGADCDDYLAEIVERATQSDYRHRYRNATVLRDVLEEKDPSPPSKASIRYIQAGKQFTVEPGDTVGREGANGPPASITIDDPQGEYISSVQVQFEAEGGEWYLVDRSLNGTFVQQGSGWQRVLCGAGRDRLKEKGEDYTDRHGNEPPESIRVADGDLISLVHPTYGVTFEFKAE; from the coding sequence ATGCCGTGGGAACCCGAACCGGGCGACACAATCGCCGGCCGGTACGAACTTCAGGAGTTCCTCGGCAAGGGCGGGTTCGCGAAGGCCTACAAAGCGCTCGACCGGGACACCGGCGATACGGTCGTGCTGAAACACCCGAACTACACCGAGTCACAGAACGACGAGTCCGTCATCGAGGAGTACTTCGAGAAAGAGGCGGAGTCCTTAGAGCGCATCGCCGCGGCGGGCGGTCACGAGAACGTGATGGACCTCTACGACAAGGTCCGCTTCCGTGACGTCCCCTTCCTCGTCGTCGAACTCGTCGAGGGCGGCCTCGAGCTGGACGAGGTCATCGACAAGCACGGCCCTATCGCGGACAGCGAGCAGGTCCGTCAGATCGGTATCGACCTCGCGGACGCGATGGGCTTTCTCCACGAGAACGAAATCGTCTACCGGGACCTGAAACCCGAGAACGTCATGTTGAAGCCCGACATCACGCCGACGCTCATCGACTTCAACACGGCGACGGGCTTTGACTCGACGGGGGACCCGTCCACGGGGAACCAGGGGACCACCATCCTGGGGCCGTTCAAACCCCGCGAGGTCGCGGAGGCCAGCCGGACGGACGTGCGCCAGGGGCCGTGGTCCGACGTCTACTCTATCGGGAAGATACTGCTCTTCCTGCTGAAGGGGTCGGTGCCGAAGAAAGACGGCGTCAACCCGCACGACTTCGGCGCCGACTGCGACGACTACCTGGCAGAGATCGTCGAGCGGGCGACCCAGTCGGACTACCGCCATCGCTACCGGAACGCGACCGTGCTGCGGGACGTTCTCGAAGAGAAAGACCCGTCCCCACCGTCGAAGGCGTCGATTCGGTATATCCAGGCGGGAAAGCAGTTCACCGTGGAGCCGGGCGACACCGTCGGGCGCGAGGGGGCCAACGGCCCGCCGGCCTCGATCACCATCGACGACCCACAGGGGGAGTACATCTCGTCGGTCCAGGTACAGTTCGAGGCGGAGGGGGGCGAGTGGTATCTCGTCGATCGGAGCCTCAACGGGACGTTCGTCCAGCAGGGGTCGGGCTGGCAACGGGTGCTGTGTGGGGCCGGTCGCGACCGACTCAAGGAGAAAGGCGAAGATTACACCGACCGGCACGGGAATGAGCCGCCGGAGTCGATTCGGGTGGCAGACGGCGACCTCATCTCGCTCGTCCATCCGACCTACGGCGTCACGTTCGAGTTCAAAGCGGAGTAA
- a CDS encoding vWA domain-containing protein has protein sequence MTANVVTDVNRPYVPAGGAKLTAEIEVEPGEQDVEPVRHIALCIDSSGSMYEGGNMDRARGGAEWVFGLLNDDDYVSIVAFDTEVTVVLDATRWGDISRQDAVEKVHDIQAGGGTDMYQGLQAAADTLKDLPSDKNTARRVLLLSDGKDNTHDPPEFETLAREIDSAGIRIKSAGIGEDYRSETIRKLGSVARGDWTHLQASGDIEQFFGDAVEEAGSVVAPDAELELDIADGVEVSEVYRALPQTQEVTPEWSANSAVIKLPDLLDRETQRVVLKIHAPARPLGEHRLADVTLTAGGETATTTLSVEYSDDEELLQQHNEDIDIDHKQTVIQTELGKGNVAEAQTQIEQMTRIHGADTEAVQSAERQTQIVMEGGREEQSRATKIVTDEGIQK, from the coding sequence ATGACAGCGAACGTCGTGACCGACGTGAATCGACCCTACGTTCCCGCTGGTGGAGCGAAGCTGACCGCCGAAATCGAAGTCGAACCGGGCGAGCAGGACGTAGAGCCCGTCCGACACATCGCACTCTGTATCGATTCGAGCGGCTCGATGTACGAGGGCGGGAACATGGACCGCGCTCGCGGCGGGGCCGAGTGGGTCTTTGGCCTGCTGAACGACGACGACTACGTCTCCATCGTGGCGTTCGACACCGAGGTCACCGTGGTGCTGGACGCGACCCGCTGGGGAGATATCTCCCGTCAAGATGCCGTCGAGAAGGTCCACGACATTCAGGCCGGCGGTGGGACGGACATGTACCAGGGCCTGCAGGCCGCGGCGGACACGCTCAAGGACCTCCCATCGGACAAGAACACCGCGCGTCGCGTCCTGCTGCTTTCGGACGGCAAGGACAACACCCACGACCCGCCGGAGTTCGAGACGCTAGCCCGCGAGATAGACAGCGCCGGCATCCGCATCAAATCGGCGGGTATCGGCGAGGACTACCGCAGCGAGACCATCCGCAAGCTGGGAAGCGTCGCCCGCGGCGACTGGACGCATCTGCAGGCGTCGGGCGACATCGAGCAGTTCTTCGGCGACGCCGTCGAGGAGGCCGGCAGCGTCGTCGCCCCCGACGCCGAACTCGAACTCGACATCGCCGACGGCGTCGAGGTCAGCGAGGTGTACCGCGCGCTCCCCCAGACCCAGGAGGTCACGCCGGAGTGGTCGGCCAACAGCGCCGTCATCAAGCTGCCCGACCTGCTGGACCGGGAGACCCAGCGAGTCGTCCTGAAGATTCACGCGCCGGCGCGACCACTGGGCGAGCATCGCCTCGCGGACGTGACGCTGACCGCGGGCGGCGAGACGGCGACGACGACCCTCTCGGTGGAGTACAGCGACGACGAGGAGCTGCTCCAGCAGCACAACGAGGATATCGACATTGACCACAAACAGACCGTCATCCAGACCGAGCTGGGCAAGGGCAACGTCGCCGAGGCCCAGACCCAGATCGAGCAGATGACCCGGATTCACGGGGCCGATACGGAGGCCGTCCAGTCCGCCGAGCGCCAGACCCAGATCGTCATGGAGGGTGGCCGCGAGGAGCAGAGCCGGGCCACGAAGATCGTCACCGACGAGGGCATCCAGAAGTGA
- a CDS encoding CopG family ribbon-helix-helix protein has product MTVVSVSMPESLLERIDEFADEHGYTGRSEIIREASRNLLGEFEDKRLEGRELMGIVTVLFDYDTTAVEEKMMHLRHEHEGLVASNFHSHVGEHRCMELFVLEGTLEEISTFVGKIRATKDTLNIDYSVVPVDEFGTFTDME; this is encoded by the coding sequence ATGACCGTCGTCAGCGTCTCCATGCCCGAATCGCTCCTCGAACGTATCGACGAGTTCGCCGACGAACACGGCTACACCGGCCGCAGCGAAATCATCCGGGAGGCCAGCCGTAATCTGCTCGGCGAGTTCGAGGACAAGCGCCTCGAAGGACGGGAGCTGATGGGTATCGTCACCGTCCTCTTCGACTACGACACCACCGCCGTCGAGGAGAAGATGATGCACCTGCGCCACGAACACGAGGGGCTGGTCGCCTCGAACTTCCACAGCCACGTCGGCGAACACCGCTGTATGGAGCTGTTCGTCCTTGAGGGGACACTCGAAGAGATATCGACGTTCGTGGGCAAGATCCGCGCGACCAAGGACACGCTTAACATCGACTACTCGGTCGTCCCCGTCGACGAGTTCGGGACGTTCACCGATATGGAGTAA